The Cucurbita pepo subsp. pepo cultivar mu-cu-16 chromosome LG15, ASM280686v2, whole genome shotgun sequence genome contains the following window.
CTTTCCCGTTCATTTTGTTGCACTGTTTAACAACAATGGCCATGTGGCTATGACCTTTCTGGAACTCATTCAAAATGTCATATAATGGCATAGTTTCAGGAACCCTGTAACAGAATTATCTAAGATCAGAGTGACACTAGAATTTGAATGGTTGAATCTGAAACAAGAATGTTTTTTCTGCCACTGACTTACCGAGGAATCCTTCGAATGGTCACACTCTTTACTGGAACTTCATCGTCTGGGTGGATTGTAAGCAAATTTTTAACCTAATACATGAAAACAAAAGTAttaaaagaaagggaaaatgaCCTTTTGCTAGGGAGGATAGCTGCATTAGGGAAAAGGTGGAGACTAAAGGATACGATATGGTTGGGATGTTAATTGAAATTTGCCAAAGAGTGTGCTTGTTGGTAGATAAAAATGGGAGTAAAGCCTCCAGCTTAGCATCAAAGTGAATAGGTAAAATGGATATTCATAAAATCTACATAAGTTTTGCAGAGGCCGAAACCAATCACAAATTTGTTCGACAAAAGCTTGAAGTTGTCACTGTATATACGAAAGTAAATTATACTGTTCTACTGATGTATTTTGACcgaacataaaaacaaaatattattccaGAATTTTCACTTTTGATCCTTGAATCGGATACTAATTACTCAtaagttgtgagatcccaccttagttaggaaggagaacaaatcattcttgggcgtgtaaacctctccctagcagacgagttttaaaaatcttgagggaaagtccaaagaggacaaatggtatcaaagccagacaccgagcgatgtgcagcaaggaggttgagccccgaagggagtggacaaGAGGCattgtgccaacaaggacgttgagcctcgaagggggttgattggggggtcccatatcgattggagaagggaacgagtgccagcgaggatgctaggccccgaatggggatggattgtgagatctcacatcggttggggagtagaacgaagtattatttataagggtgtgaaaacctctcctagcataagcgttttaaaaacctctcctagcataagcgttttaaaaaccttgaggagaaacctaaaaaagacaatatctactagcggtgggcttgggtatTTTCATAAGTACTAGAATTAAGGTCATGGGATATATTGAGATCATAATTTGATGGTGAGATGATTAACAAGTTTACCAGGATAAGACCAATAATGttggtttcttcttcataATAGACTGGCACCCTGCTATGCCCTTTCTCCAGAATTTGATTCATCAAAGTCCTGCGCAATATAACAAGTACTTCAGAAACTACAAATTAGAAGTACCCTATTATTAGGAAGATGAGTTATTTGTTGTCTTATTTTCAACATGCATATTACCTATCGAGCTTTGCATTAATATCAATAGCAAAAGTTTCAGATATAGGAGTCATGGCATCACTAGCTGTCTTCTCACTCAGTTCAAGTGCTCCAGCAATAATAGTGGTTTCATCGTGTGTCAATTCTCCACCCTTTCCAGCCTATTACAGGGTAACTTCAGACATTAGAGCAGAAAAGAGAAGCAAAGAAGTACACATAAgcttcaaaagaaacaattaaacaaaaaacaaatttagataGGCGTTAAACCCTTGTATATACCTCATTACCGTGCAAATCGACGAGTGTTTTCAGCTCAGCTCTTCGGAAAAGAGCCACACGCCCATGACCCAGTAGAACGTCTAGTAGCTGGAAATCACATTTAACATAACTAAGGAACCATTTTGAACAATAATGTAGTAAATTTATGTAACCCAAGTCCTCAAATGTCTACCTTACTGATTGGATATGCAACAGGGAAGCAAATCCAGACAAGAACACGGACAAAAGGAGCAACCGTTGATCCAATCGCCAAACCATACCGAGAGCAAACGGATTGTGGTATAATCTGTACATCAAGTAAATAGATTGctaatcataaaatttaccCCTTAAATTTGGTACCAGCTGAAACATGTGAACTCTGGTTATTGTCTACAGTACGAATCAACGACACCATTGAAATCCATAATCACAGGCCAATCCTCGAGTGAGCTTACAAATAATTATCGATATAAAAGATGAACAAATCGGaacttggaaaagaaaaaaccatttCCCAGATAATTGCTCTAACCTCGCCAAATAGAAGAATCAAGGTCACCGAGATTAGGATAGCACCCCAAGCTGTAACCAGACTGTCAAGGAATATAGGAAGTGCCTGCACGAacaattatatcaaatattgAACAATTTTTCCCCTGAATTTACTGTTTCTGGTCAATCATCTTCATACTTATCCACTATATCTCAATAAAATGTACCTCCATGGCTGCCGCATTGCATATCAGTAAGGTGCAGAGCAATAAATGCTGGTTTTTTACTACTGGCAATATCTTTGCTGTACAAAACCAATTGAATTAGTAAGGAGATGTTTTAATCACAATACCACAGACTTACATTGAAGTTTAAAGACAAAAGCATTACAAAGAGATAAGAGGGTCATCAGAATTCAGAAGTACAGAAAAGTAAAAGGCACGTTTCTCTGAACCATCAACATTTAGAATGGTAACTGATGCTTTAtattgtaacagtccaagcccaccgctagcagatatcgtccgctttagcccgttacgtatcaccatcagcctcacgattttaaaacgcgtatgttagggagaggtttccacacccttataaggaatgcttcgttcccctctccaactaacgtgggatctcacatatagATTGAGCTCTTGAATGGGCAACCAGCATTGTTTTTGTATAGACTTTTGAAGCTCGTCAACGACAACTATATTGCTCAAATAAGATTTGGTCAATATAAGTTGAAGAAACAAACCATTTCTAAAGATCATAGGCTGAGATCTCTTATCATAAGTTCACACACTTAAATGTCAATGTCCTTTTTATGGTAACACAATCCTACAGTAACTTGGAGGATTGGTCATTTTAGTGGTAAATTAATTCACGTCTcaaatgtgaaagaaaattttaattgttccCTCATTTAGTACCGTTCCTTAAAGATTGGAGGTTCGAATCCCCCCACCATTACCCTCATTTGTAAAGTATTATTGTCAAgggaaagaacaaaacaaaactcaaTATACCAATAACCTTAGCCAGATAGAACAATACAAAGACTttctgaaacaaaaagaagaaagtccCTTGCACGTTAGGGTCTAAGATCTTAAAAAGTCATGAACATCCCAAACCAGTACGTAACTTACCAGCTACAGTTTGACACTGTTACATTTTGTCGATTTATACCAATAGGACAGGGAACTTATAGAAAGCACATTGAAAAGATGTCATACTAACCCTTTCTTTGACCCAAGCCAGTAATGGAGATAGAAATGAAGACACAGAACAGAACAATAAAACTATCAGGTTCCTCATGGCAACTCTCCGCTGCTTCAAGCTAGCACTTGAAAATCGAAACTCTCCCTGGCAttcgcgttttaaaaactttgaggagaagcccgagaGGGGGGAAacccaaggaggacaatattggctaacggtgggcttgggcaaGTATATCAGAACTCGACATTGGGCGATGTGCAAACCCTGGACCTggaaggggtggatttaggGTCACACATccattggagaaggaaacgagtgtcTTCCACATCGGTTCGAAACACCCTTGAAGGGGAGCcggaaagaaaaagtccaaagataacaatatttgctagccgTTACAATAACCCAAAACAGATTCAAATGATTCCATCGGCGAAGAATCCGAAGGTCGACTAAGTAAAACAGGGGAAATCTCAAATGGATTCAAGTTAAACAACACAACATACTCAATTAAAAAGAGGGGAAAGGGGAATAACAAGATCAACATAAGAATTAGTAACTCTAAAGTAGTCGCCAAGAAAAAGAGAGTAAACAAAAGCAAATTGAAAAAGGTACAGCAATCAGCCCCACAcaataaatggagaaaagaATCGAACAACAATCAAAGCAGAGCAAAGAACAAtcaaagagtaaaagaaaaaggaagttACCAGCGTGCTTGCGATCCTTAGGGGTACCGGACCTAGCAAGTACTTCGAGATCGACGAGGCTCATGGACATGAGGCCGAGGGTAAGGCCAGACATTAAGCCGGCAAAGATGACCAAGAGGACGATGATGAGTatatggatgaagaaattagGGGTGCAGCATTCGTATTCGACGGCCATTCAATCCGGCCGGCGCTGAGTTCAAAATTATGGAAGTTTGAGGGCGGAGTTTCAGTTACAGAGGCCGGCGGTGACCGTGTGGGCGGTGGAGAAGGTCCATTAGCGAAACAGTtgcagaaaaagaagagagagaaaggaggagagagaagtgAACGTGTACTgtacagagagagagagagacgaaGAAGGTGATGATGGGGATAGGGGAGGAGAGAAGGGAAGCGGCTATATgtaattaatactttattaGGGACCTAACtgcaatttattattattattattattattattattattattatttaataattctaaacatttttttttcttttttttagtctcaaaatataaaatagtgaaaagttttagattttttatttaataaatttctaaatattaaaataaaaactaagttaaattttttaatgtttttgaattcaatattatttaaatttaagaaattatttgacACGGTGAATATTATTGTtgaatgaaagtcccacatctgctaatttagagaataatcatggatttataatcaaacaataCTATCTGtattggtgtgaggccttcgaggaagctcaaagcaaagcgatgagagtttatgctcaaagtggacaatatcatatcattgtggagagtc
Protein-coding sequences here:
- the LOC111811376 gene encoding DUF21 domain-containing protein At2g14520-like, giving the protein MAVEYECCTPNFFIHILIIVLLVIFAGLMSGLTLGLMSMSLVDLEVLARSGTPKDRKHAAKILPVVKNQHLLLCTLLICNAAAMEALPIFLDSLVTAWGAILISVTLILLFGEIIPQSVCSRYGLAIGSTVAPFVRVLVWICFPVAYPISKLLDVLLGHGRVALFRRAELKTLVDLHGNEAGKGGELTHDETTIIAGALELSEKTASDAMTPISETFAIDINAKLDRTLMNQILEKGHSRVPVYYEEETNIIGLILVKNLLTIHPDDEVPVKSVTIRRIPRVPETMPLYDILNEFQKGHSHMAIVVKQCNKMNGKANDKPGDDSQRDVKIDVDGEKPPQENFLKNKRPLQKWKSFPTTNNSFRSGSRSKKWTKDMYSDILQIDGSPLPKLAEEEEAVGVITMEDVIEELLQEEIFDETDHHYEDS